A region from the Inhella inkyongensis genome encodes:
- a CDS encoding TetR/AcrR family transcriptional regulator, producing the protein MRAKPEPVSNTRTGVDSAPKRRGRPAQKSEGEARQRLLAAAATLFAEQGFAETSTREICTAAGLNAGAIHYHFGDKDGLYRAVLSAPLDAVTRVKLGFDAEHLSLREGLSLFFEGFLGDLVSSQEIRLHLREMTQPSPVYAQTVVDYIGPNKRALSALLARHIGTQADDEVVLQLGYGLVAMAQDYCMSRAFMKLLTPNYLSDPDALDRIRTRLLDWAEVLVEFERQRRAKPPAKPRRKSTAPGSKT; encoded by the coding sequence ATGCGAGCAAAGCCTGAACCCGTTTCCAACACCCGCACGGGTGTTGACAGCGCGCCTAAGCGGCGTGGTCGCCCGGCCCAGAAGTCCGAAGGCGAGGCCCGCCAACGTCTATTGGCGGCGGCGGCCACGCTGTTTGCCGAGCAAGGCTTTGCCGAGACCTCGACACGTGAGATTTGCACCGCGGCGGGGCTGAACGCAGGGGCCATCCATTACCACTTCGGTGACAAGGATGGCCTTTACCGGGCGGTGTTGTCTGCTCCGCTGGACGCTGTGACGCGGGTGAAGCTTGGCTTCGACGCCGAACACCTGTCGCTCCGCGAAGGGCTCTCACTCTTTTTTGAGGGGTTTCTGGGGGACTTGGTCAGCAGCCAGGAAATTCGCCTGCACTTGCGCGAGATGACGCAGCCCAGCCCGGTCTATGCCCAAACGGTGGTGGACTACATCGGCCCCAACAAGCGTGCGCTCTCGGCATTGCTCGCGCGCCACATCGGCACCCAGGCGGACGATGAGGTGGTGCTGCAACTCGGCTATGGCCTGGTGGCAATGGCGCAGGACTACTGCATGTCGCGCGCCTTCATGAAGCTCCTCACGCCGAACTATCTGAGCGACCCCGACGCGCTCGACCGCATCCGCACCCGCCTGCTCGATTGGGCCGAAGTGCTGGTCGAGTTTGAACGCCAGCGCCGTGCCAAGCCCCCAGCCAAGCCGCGCCGCAAATCCACAGCCCCAGGAAGCAAGACCTGA